A window of Pectobacterium carotovorum genomic DNA:
CGGCCAGATAATCTTCGTTATGCGTGCCGTAAAAATGCACCACTTCGCCAATCTCGCCGCTGGCGATAATCTCTTTGGCCAGCTGTGAGGTCGGGTTCTTCATGTAGTTGAAGCCCACCAGCGTTTTCACACCGGCCTGCTGCGCGGCATCGACCATTTCTCGGGCATCACGCGCGTTCAGCGCCAGCGGTTTTTCCGAGTAAACGTGCTTGCCGTGCTGGATAGCCGCCATCGCCATCGTTTTATGCAGAAAATTCGGCGCGCAGATATCCACTACGTCAATGTCTGGGTCCGCCACCAGCGCACGCCAGTCCCCCGTTGAGCGCTGGAAGCCAAACTCCTGTGCCCGTTTGGCCGCCAGTTCCGGCGACACTTCTGCCAGCATCGCCTTCACCAGATTGCCTTTCAGCGGGAAGACCGTCGGCGCCTGCGCGTAGGCGATGGCATGCGCACGACCGATATAGCCGGTGCCGATTAACCCAATGCGTACATCCTTCATATCCACCTCGGTGCGAAAAAAGAGTCGGTACAGGTGCGGCTTAGATAGCGCCGCGACGGCTCTTGGCGTAGGTGTCGAACGCCACGGCCAGCACGATAATTAACCCAGTGATAATCTGCTGGTAGTAAGCCGATACGTTCATCAACACCAGTCCGTTAATCAGGATCCCCATGATGATCGAGCCGATAATCGTGCCGCTAATCCGGCCGTAGCCGCCCATCAGCGATGTACCGCCAATGACCACCGAGGCGATAACGCGCAGCTCGAAGGTGATCCCCGCGACCGCTTCGGCGCTGCCGAGACGGGCGCTGAGAATAAAGCCCGCTAGCCCAGCCAGACAGCCAATCACGACGTAGACGCTGACCAGTACGCGTTGCACATTCACCCCGGCCAGCCGTGCGGCTTCGGTGTTGCCGCCTATGGCGTACACAAAGCGACCCCAGCGGGTTTTATGCAGCGCGAGATAACCCAGCAAGGCGACCAGCGCGAAGATCCAGATCGGCACCGAAATACCCAGGATCTCGCCTCGTCCCCACCAGCGATAGCCTGGGTCGAAACCGGCAATTGGCGCACCGTCATTCATCACCAGCGTTAACCCGCGCCAGATCGTCATTCCGCCCAGCGTGACAATGAACGGCGGCAGACGCAGTTTGGTGACACCCAACCCATGCAGGAAACCAATGAAGGTGCCCATCGCCAGACAGACGCCCAATGCAACCAGCCAGCTCAAGCCATACCAGGCATCCGGATCGACGGTGGTGAAGTTGTCGCCTTTAATCACCGAGGCGGCGGTGATGGCGCACACCGCCAGAATCGAACCGACGGACAGATCGATCCCGGCTGTCAAAATGACGAACGTCATCCCTACGGCCATGATCCCGTAGATGGAGACTTCGGTCAGGATGTTGGTGATGTTGCGTTCAGACAGGAAATTGCTGTTCTGCGACTGAAAGAAGATCAGCAGCAGAATCATGAAAATAAACACGCCAAAGCGTTCAAAAAAGGCAATCGGGTCAAAACGTCCACGCGGATTGGACGGCGTAATGCTCTTAGAAAGCGGCTGCTGGGACATGCGTCACCTCCGTTATGCTGCGTGTAATGCGTCGTGGCAAATGGCCATCATCGTCATCAGTTTTTCTTCTGTGGCGTCATCGCCATGAATTTCCCCGCTGATCCGCCCTTCGCTGAGCGTGATAATGCGGTCGGAAATCGCCATGATCTCCGGCAGGTCGGAGGAAATCACAATCACGGCGACGCCCCGTTTCGCCATATCGAACAGCACCTGATGCACCTCGGACTTGGTGCCAACATCGATGCCGCGCGTGGGCTCATCCACAATCAATACCTTGGGATTCAGAGCCATACAGCGGGCAAGAATCACTTTT
This region includes:
- a CDS encoding ABC transporter permease, producing the protein MSQQPLSKSITPSNPRGRFDPIAFFERFGVFIFMILLLIFFQSQNSNFLSERNITNILTEVSIYGIMAVGMTFVILTAGIDLSVGSILAVCAITAASVIKGDNFTTVDPDAWYGLSWLVALGVCLAMGTFIGFLHGLGVTKLRLPPFIVTLGGMTIWRGLTLVMNDGAPIAGFDPGYRWWGRGEILGISVPIWIFALVALLGYLALHKTRWGRFVYAIGGNTEAARLAGVNVQRVLVSVYVVIGCLAGLAGFILSARLGSAEAVAGITFELRVIASVVIGGTSLMGGYGRISGTIIGSIIMGILINGLVLMNVSAYYQQIITGLIIVLAVAFDTYAKSRRGAI